A region from the Helcococcus ovis genome encodes:
- a CDS encoding nucleoside phosphorylase, which yields MTLIKNEIPILEYDDNQSAVIMPNHENLKLELPEKCVFAFLEDEIDKFAEKNRACKVSEFISCTKIYPIYVVKYEGEEICLVQAPMGSASSGQILDWLISYGVKKIISSGTCGVLIDLDENKFIVPIKALRDEGTSYHYINPSRYIEINKVALKAIEKTLIEHGLEYVEVLTWTTDGFYRETPEKVAYRKEEGCAVVEMECSALAAVAQFRNVIWGQILFTADSLADIEKYDARNFGEDSYEYALKLCFDVLKKL from the coding sequence ATGACATTAATAAAAAATGAAATTCCAATTTTGGAATATGATGATAATCAAAGTGCAGTTATTATGCCAAATCATGAAAATTTGAAATTAGAATTACCCGAAAAATGTGTGTTTGCATTTTTAGAAGATGAAATAGATAAATTCGCCGAAAAAAATAGAGCATGTAAAGTTTCTGAATTTATATCTTGTACTAAAATATATCCAATTTATGTTGTAAAATATGAAGGTGAAGAAATTTGTTTAGTTCAGGCACCAATGGGTTCAGCTTCATCAGGGCAGATTTTAGATTGGTTGATTTCTTATGGGGTAAAAAAAATAATTTCGTCAGGAACTTGTGGTGTTTTGATTGATTTAGATGAAAATAAGTTTATAGTTCCTATAAAAGCTTTAAGAGATGAAGGTACAAGCTACCATTATATAAATCCTTCTAGGTATATTGAAATAAATAAAGTTGCATTGAAAGCTATTGAAAAGACACTAATAGAACATGGATTAGAATATGTCGAGGTTTTAACTTGGACTACTGATGGTTTTTATAGAGAAACTCCTGAAAAAGTTGCTTATAGAAAAGAAGAAGGATGTGCTGTTGTTGAAATGGAGTGTTCGGCTTTAGCGGCTGTAGCACAATTCAGAAATGTAATTTGGGGGCAAATTCTTTTTACTGCAGATTCATTAGCAGATATCGAAAAATATGATGCTAGAAATTTTGGAGAAGACTCTTATGAATATGCCTTAAAATTATGCTTTGATGTATTAAAAAAATTATGA
- a CDS encoding GNAT family N-acetyltransferase, whose product MNIKLIKPTINDKEKIIEMLKIWKEDIEKNKTNGSPSAIFRNMDEDFQYYLDNLDRKENIDEGKVASTTLFCYDMDRKVFVGAVNIRHSLNEHLLQFGGHIGDGIRPDERRKGYATAMIGLALEECKKLGIGKVLMTCDKTNIGSAKSIINNGGILENEVLEDGKIVQRYWIDNKGIDNVKRS is encoded by the coding sequence ATGAACATAAAATTAATAAAACCGACAATAAATGACAAAGAAAAAATTATTGAAATGTTAAAAATATGGAAAGAAGATATTGAAAAAAATAAGACTAATGGTTCGCCATCGGCTATTTTTAGAAATATGGATGAAGATTTTCAATATTATTTGGATAATTTGGATAGAAAAGAAAATATAGATGAAGGTAAAGTTGCCTCTACCACACTTTTTTGTTATGACATGGATAGAAAAGTATTTGTAGGTGCGGTTAATATTAGACATTCATTAAATGAACATTTACTTCAATTTGGAGGACATATTGGAGATGGGATAAGACCTGATGAGAGACGAAAAGGTTATGCGACAGCTATGATAGGATTGGCACTTGAAGAATGTAAGAAATTAGGAATTGGTAAAGTGCTTATGACTTGTGATAAAACTAATATTGGATCAGCAAAATCAATTATTAATAATGGTGGAATTTTAGAAAATGAAGTATTAGAAGATGGAAAAATAGTTCAAAGATATTGGATTGATAACAAAGGTATAGATAATGTTAAGAGAAGCTAA
- a CDS encoding response regulator transcription factor — translation MTRILLVEDDRSLSVGLVYSLNKEGYDIIHTENILQTKKVLEDEIFDLVILDVTLPDGESFELVPNIRKNKSTPIIFLTAKDEEEDIIKGFDNGGDDYITKPFSLKVLHVRIKRLLERTVSVSDMTRVSGEIKIDVPSLKVYKNDKMIDLTHSEYRLLNYFMDNYNLALSRENILEFLWDSDAEFQAYSTISVYVNRIREKIEDNPSEPKYLKTKRGIGYIWSVEVK, via the coding sequence ATGACAAGGATACTTTTAGTTGAAGATGATAGATCATTAAGCGTTGGGTTAGTTTATTCCTTAAATAAAGAAGGATATGATATAATTCATACTGAAAATATTTTACAAACAAAAAAAGTTTTAGAAGACGAAATATTTGATTTAGTAATTTTGGATGTTACACTTCCTGATGGGGAAAGCTTTGAATTGGTTCCAAATATTAGAAAAAATAAATCTACACCGATAATATTTTTAACTGCGAAAGATGAAGAAGAGGATATAATTAAAGGATTTGATAATGGTGGAGATGATTATATTACTAAGCCATTTAGTCTAAAAGTTTTACATGTAAGAATTAAAAGATTATTGGAAAGAACTGTTTCTGTAAGTGATATGACTAGAGTTTCAGGTGAAATTAAAATAGATGTGCCTTCACTTAAAGTTTATAAAAACGATAAAATGATAGATTTAACGCATTCAGAATATAGACTACTAAATTATTTTATGGATAATTATAATTTAGCATTGAGTAGGGAAAACATACTGGAATTTTTATGGGATTCAGATGCTGAGTTTCAAGCATATTCTACTATTTCCGTATATGTAAATAGAATTAGAGAGAAGATTGAGGATAATCCAAGTGAACCAAAATATTTAAAAACTAAAAGAGGAATAGGTTATATTTGGTCGGTGGAGGTTAAATAA
- a CDS encoding sensor histidine kinase — protein sequence MVLLKGKKYFTIVIVNIFIIFCVAVLVTQYLDYRTSKKRLIIEKTLIKQMRRYEDMTGVNIYEKLKNEPDENLINEKLTKLNDARYGFINFRGQLFSLRLVYILCIVTIVFLILQLINFIFIKRNQKKYIKKIDKFIDSLQNKRFDYQLKENDDSVISSLNSRFNKLGLSIKSNYDSLEKEKEKLKDTLVDISHQIKTPLASLMMNNEIIMDSNNLEKSQIEFLNLSQSQIIRLSWLVSSLLKIARFDANSIQIKEEDFKISNLSLGFEDVLYEQLKKKNLKLIHSGDLDSEVRLDLNWTREALLNIVKNATEHAYEGTSIIIDYLVNVSMIRIDVSNLGENISNDDITNIFKRFYKLSSNTNKESVGVGLNLSKKIIEAQLGTISVQNDSNGVTFTILFLK from the coding sequence ATGGTTCTACTAAAGGGAAAAAAATATTTTACAATTGTTATTGTAAATATATTTATAATATTTTGTGTTGCAGTACTTGTAACTCAATATTTGGATTATAGAACAAGTAAAAAAAGATTAATTATAGAAAAAACTCTAATAAAGCAAATGCGTAGATATGAAGATATGACCGGAGTAAATATTTATGAAAAATTAAAAAATGAACCTGATGAAAATTTAATAAATGAAAAGTTGACAAAATTAAATGATGCAAGATATGGATTTATAAATTTTAGAGGGCAATTATTTTCGTTAAGATTGGTTTATATTTTATGTATAGTAACAATTGTATTTTTAATTTTACAATTAATTAACTTTATTTTTATAAAAAGAAATCAAAAAAAATATATAAAAAAGATTGATAAATTTATAGATTCATTGCAAAATAAAAGATTTGATTATCAGCTGAAAGAAAATGATGATAGTGTTATTTCCAGCTTAAATAGCAGATTCAATAAGTTGGGATTATCTATAAAGAGTAATTATGATTCCTTAGAAAAAGAGAAGGAAAAATTGAAGGATACATTAGTTGATATATCCCATCAAATAAAAACTCCATTAGCCTCTTTAATGATGAATAATGAAATTATAATGGATTCAAACAATCTAGAGAAAAGTCAAATAGAATTTTTAAATTTAAGTCAGTCTCAAATTATTAGATTATCTTGGCTAGTTTCATCTTTATTAAAAATAGCAAGATTTGATGCCAATTCAATTCAAATTAAAGAAGAAGATTTTAAGATATCTAATTTATCTTTAGGTTTTGAAGATGTTTTGTATGAACAATTAAAGAAAAAAAACTTGAAATTGATTCATAGTGGAGATTTGGATTCAGAAGTTAGACTGGATTTAAATTGGACTAGAGAAGCTTTACTTAATATTGTAAAAAATGCTACAGAACATGCATATGAGGGTACAAGCATTATCATTGATTATTTAGTAAATGTATCTATGATTAGAATAGATGTAAGTAATTTAGGTGAAAATATATCTAATGATGATATCACAAATATATTTAAAAGATTTTATAAATTAAGCAGTAATACTAATAAAGAATCTGTAGGAGTTGGTTTAAACTTATCTAAAAAGATAATTGAAGCTCAATTAGGAACGATTTCTGTTCAAAATGACAGTAATGGTGTTACATTTACAATATTATTTTTAAAATAA
- a CDS encoding ABC transporter ATP-binding protein, with translation MKVIQTVNLNKTYGKGDTFVHPVNNVNLEVEEGEFVAVVGASGGGKSTLLHLLGGLDIPTSGTVYLNGKDIYAMRNDERAIFRRRNIGFVFQFFNLIPVLTAEENIKLPTSLDNIEIDKEMFDEIIKQLGLTDRLNHFPSQLSGGEQQRVSIGRALINKPSIILADEPTGNLDKKNSQEILNLLKLFGKKYGITVVMITHDLSLAAAADRIIKIEDGKIMGA, from the coding sequence ATGAAAGTAATACAAACTGTTAATTTAAATAAAACATATGGAAAGGGGGATACATTTGTACACCCGGTAAACAATGTGAATTTAGAGGTTGAAGAAGGGGAATTTGTTGCCGTAGTTGGAGCTAGTGGAGGAGGTAAATCTACATTATTACATCTTTTAGGTGGGTTAGATATACCGACAAGTGGAACTGTATATTTAAATGGTAAAGATATATATGCAATGAGAAATGATGAGAGAGCGATATTTAGGAGAAGAAATATCGGATTTGTATTTCAGTTTTTCAACTTAATACCGGTTCTTACTGCTGAAGAAAATATAAAACTTCCTACATCATTGGATAATATTGAAATTGATAAGGAAATGTTTGATGAAATTATAAAACAATTGGGGCTTACAGACAGGTTAAATCATTTTCCTTCTCAATTATCGGGCGGAGAGCAGCAAAGAGTTTCTATTGGAAGGGCATTGATAAATAAGCCATCCATAATACTTGCTGATGAACCGACCGGGAATTTAGATAAAAAAAATTCACAAGAAATTTTAAATTTATTGAAACTTTTTGGAAAAAAATATGGAATTACTGTGGTAATGATAACCCATGATTTAAGTCTTGCGGCAGCAGCTGATAGGATAATAAAAATTGAAGATGGAAAAATAATGGGGGCATAA
- a CDS encoding ABC transporter permease, producing MKIISKLSWRYIKKNKLRTILTLLGIIISISMITSIGNIAYSLIKENRSSYENVDGPYDFRIKESNSSEEMKANNLKNLGGIYKISRKYISRIHTKTSDLGIDNYIEFEHRNANEEFYNKYFPKDKLIEGKLPKNENEILVPFNLKYIAPGFDKIGNTVKLGVQESLKFDNFFDYNPTFNKNYINRMENKPLLKGKIEEKNYNKIDKSKLVNIDDIKKMTDVFNGEYKDYKIVGFIKEEVRDGNFLAHFDDENINRDKQICLFYGDILGFDNKIHDRFDLFGFFSNYDNLDENLDKLKEISKYDENTSDLNNRLVIRNDYIKLKDITQSRVLDTLFNVAITLIVVVSVAIVLFIYNIFTTNYFERLRDLGLLKVVGFTNLQLFKMVMLDSLFYFVVSVPLGYFVGNISMKIVFEIVNRIIRTTSIIFTNNINVHFSKEVLLVSVIVGFLVIFISNILSALFVFNKSPIDALNQVTKQKKKVYKPKKRRIINKLFGYDGFLASRNIDRNRKRFIMTTISISVSIVLFVVMSSIISLFDNDVVKSMENNQKNNIVLRTNKKFSRNLVSDISKINGINITEEKDLIELRGNIKGKNVKTQSDVDYIRIEVLDDKIFDYQFGKDEQNVITNIKNSAENSEAFSIEIIPIKVIYDKEGLKHEQELVKNSATNLNVKNIKNSDDTRQYVLYIRRSNIEQISKLEKNALSAQTEIGIYRTKFDNETSYEFSSIMTKYPKTSSVSLIFPVIKIARLFVYGFIGLICAIGALNIINSTYSNTLTRRREFALIKAVGIKEKRLRKIVLLENLLSVIIASVISVVFSLIIFYIMYGQLLSGLPILYSKELLKTFSISFGTWGLGVLIASILIYISVIIPYNRISKENITEILK from the coding sequence ATGAAAATTATAAGTAAACTTAGTTGGAGGTATATTAAGAAAAATAAACTGAGAACTATTTTGACTTTATTAGGCATTATTATTTCTATTTCAATGATTACATCAATTGGAAATATAGCGTATTCACTAATAAAAGAAAATAGATCTTCGTACGAGAATGTGGATGGACCATATGATTTCAGGATTAAGGAATCAAATAGTAGTGAAGAAATGAAGGCTAATAATTTAAAAAATTTAGGAGGTATATATAAAATATCCAGAAAATATATTTCAAGGATACACACAAAAACTTCAGATTTAGGTATTGATAACTATATTGAATTTGAACACAGAAACGCTAATGAAGAATTTTATAATAAATATTTTCCTAAAGATAAGTTAATAGAAGGTAAGCTGCCTAAAAATGAAAATGAAATTTTAGTTCCATTTAATTTAAAATATATCGCACCGGGATTTGATAAAATAGGAAATACTGTAAAATTAGGTGTTCAAGAAAGTTTGAAATTTGATAATTTTTTTGATTATAATCCTACTTTTAATAAAAATTACATAAATAGGATGGAAAATAAACCACTTTTAAAGGGGAAAATAGAAGAAAAAAATTATAATAAAATTGATAAATCAAAATTAGTTAATATTGATGATATAAAAAAAATGACGGATGTATTTAATGGTGAGTATAAAGATTATAAAATTGTTGGCTTTATTAAAGAAGAGGTAAGAGATGGGAATTTTTTAGCTCATTTTGATGATGAAAATATTAATAGAGATAAACAAATATGTCTATTTTACGGAGATATACTCGGATTTGATAATAAGATACATGATAGATTTGATCTTTTTGGATTTTTTTCAAATTATGATAATTTAGATGAAAACTTAGATAAATTAAAAGAAATATCAAAATATGATGAAAACACAAGTGATTTAAATAATAGATTAGTTATAAGAAATGATTACATAAAATTAAAGGATATAACTCAATCTAGAGTTTTAGACACCCTGTTTAATGTAGCAATAACATTAATAGTGGTTGTATCGGTAGCAATTGTATTGTTTATATATAATATTTTTACTACAAATTATTTTGAAAGATTAAGAGATTTGGGATTACTAAAAGTTGTCGGATTTACAAACTTGCAACTATTTAAAATGGTTATGTTAGATTCACTATTTTATTTTGTAGTATCGGTTCCTTTAGGTTATTTTGTAGGAAACATAAGCATGAAAATTGTTTTTGAAATAGTAAACAGAATTATTAGGACAACATCTATAATTTTTACAAATAATATAAATGTTCATTTTAGTAAAGAAGTATTATTAGTATCGGTAATTGTAGGGTTTTTAGTTATATTTATTTCGAATATACTTTCAGCATTATTTGTATTTAATAAATCGCCAATTGATGCCTTAAATCAAGTTACTAAACAAAAGAAAAAGGTATATAAACCTAAAAAAAGAAGAATTATTAATAAATTATTTGGATATGATGGATTTTTAGCGTCAAGAAATATTGATAGGAATAGAAAAAGATTTATTATGACGACTATTTCAATTTCTGTAAGTATAGTTCTTTTTGTTGTAATGTCAAGTATTATTAGTTTGTTTGATAATGATGTTGTAAAATCTATGGAAAACAATCAAAAAAATAATATTGTTCTTAGAACGAACAAAAAGTTTTCAAGAAATCTAGTTAGTGATATTTCTAAAATTAATGGAATTAACATAACAGAGGAAAAAGATTTGATAGAATTAAGAGGAAATATAAAAGGTAAAAATGTAAAAACTCAAAGTGATGTAGATTATATAAGGATTGAAGTGTTAGATGATAAAATTTTTGACTATCAATTTGGTAAAGATGAACAAAATGTCATCACAAATATAAAAAATTCAGCAGAAAATAGTGAAGCATTTAGCATTGAGATTATTCCTATAAAAGTTATTTATGATAAAGAGGGATTAAAACATGAACAAGAGCTTGTAAAAAATAGTGCTACGAACCTAAATGTTAAAAACATAAAAAATTCAGATGATACAAGGCAATATGTACTTTATATTAGGAGATCCAACATTGAACAAATTTCAAAATTAGAGAAAAATGCCTTAAGTGCACAAACAGAAATTGGCATATATAGAACAAAATTTGACAATGAAACCAGTTATGAATTTTCATCAATAATGACAAAATATCCTAAGACATCAAGTGTATCATTAATTTTTCCTGTGATAAAAATTGCAAGATTATTTGTTTATGGATTTATAGGGTTGATATGTGCTATAGGAGCATTAAATATTATAAATTCAACTTATTCAAATACATTAACTAGAAGAAGAGAATTTGCGTTAATTAAAGCGGTAGGAATTAAAGAAAAAAGACTTCGAAAGATAGTTTTATTAGAAAATTTACTTTCAGTAATTATAGCTTCGGTTATATCTGTAGTATTTTCGCTAATTATATTTTATATAATGTATGGACAACTATTAAGCGGATTACCAATTTTGTATTCAAAAGAATTATTAAAAACATTTTCAATTTCATTTGGAACTTGGGGATTAGGAGTATTAATTGCATCTATATTAATTTACATTTCGGTTATAATACCTTATAATAGGATAAGTAAAGAAAATATTACTGAAATTTTAAAGTAG
- a CDS encoding LCP family protein, translating to MNDLEERKILDLENIEEEKPAKFEFSKLVLSFFFIISIVFVGFIFLYNVFDTKMKAIIIFSILVFNILSFIIILKNKKYKKTVRFIVSIIMILLIAAMSVFAMYYLKLDNSIKKMNQNVENSNPNIGFESKDVHTSESFNVYVSGIDIGGDLKKNSRSDVNIIASVNPSKGKVLLTSVPRDTYLPIADGGNDQYDKLTHAGNYGVMSSLHTLERFLEIKIPYFVRVNFDSVVRIVDELGGVDVYIDESFTSNVNHKYYEKGYTHLTGSDAIAFVRERYGLEEGDIGRGKNQEKLLTAIIKKVTQPSILKNIDGLLKILEKNVVTNLSTKSLVDLATNQLISRTNYDVKSQTLMGEYTLDLPSYAMPNYRLSMMIPNEESLIKVREKINKIVKNTYVKTQIETIQEKDEDSN from the coding sequence ATGAATGATTTAGAAGAAAGAAAAATTTTAGATTTAGAAAATATAGAAGAAGAAAAACCTGCTAAATTTGAATTTTCAAAATTAGTTTTGTCTTTTTTCTTTATAATATCTATAGTTTTCGTTGGTTTTATATTTTTATATAATGTATTTGATACTAAGATGAAAGCCATTATAATATTTTCAATTTTGGTGTTTAATATTTTAAGTTTTATAATTATATTAAAAAATAAAAAATATAAAAAGACAGTAAGATTTATAGTGTCTATAATTATGATATTATTAATAGCAGCTATGTCAGTTTTTGCTATGTATTATCTAAAACTTGATAATTCTATAAAAAAAATGAACCAAAATGTAGAAAACAGTAATCCTAATATAGGATTTGAATCAAAAGATGTGCATACTTCAGAGTCATTTAATGTTTATGTTTCCGGTATTGATATAGGTGGGGATTTGAAGAAAAATTCAAGATCTGATGTGAATATAATTGCAAGTGTCAACCCAAGTAAAGGTAAAGTATTATTAACATCTGTACCTAGAGATACCTATTTACCTATTGCAGATGGGGGAAATGACCAATATGATAAATTGACACATGCAGGTAACTATGGCGTTATGAGTTCTTTACACACCTTAGAAAGATTTTTAGAAATTAAAATTCCATATTTTGTTAGAGTAAATTTTGATTCAGTTGTTAGAATAGTTGATGAATTGGGAGGAGTAGATGTTTATATAGACGAATCTTTTACATCAAATGTAAATCATAAATATTATGAAAAAGGATATACGCATCTAACAGGAAGCGATGCCATTGCATTTGTTAGAGAAAGATATGGACTTGAAGAAGGTGATATTGGAAGAGGCAAAAATCAAGAAAAACTTTTAACTGCTATAATAAAAAAAGTTACACAGCCATCAATTTTAAAAAATATAGACGGTCTTTTGAAAATATTAGAAAAAAATGTAGTAACAAATCTTTCTACTAAATCATTAGTTGATTTAGCTACAAATCAATTAATATCAAGAACAAATTATGATGTGAAATCACAAACATTAATGGGAGAGTATACTTTAGACTTACCTTCTTATGCAATGCCTAATTATAGATTGTCAATGATGATTCCAAATGAAGAAAGTTTAATAAAAGTGAGGGAAAAAATAAATAAAATTGTAAAAAACACATATGTAAAAACACAAATTGAAACAATTCAAGAAAAAGATGAGGATTCTAATTAA
- a CDS encoding S1C family serine protease, whose protein sequence is MKDNYNDEFKNWLNKNNDDENITPDISEEKKFSEYSGKENNENHSKNDFEFSNTIDNRKYKDNIFFNRERNREKFEYVDKNYVDEQIKNSKPKFGFVKATALVLVGSIIGSFMGPYTMGYFNKKNKTISENVQTVNISKKSGINVENAVAKKAIPSVVGINTKFEGKRSIFGEALKGEGIGSGVIVSQNGYILTNAHVVQNNPKEINVIFSNDDHAKAKVVWKDETLDLCIIKVDKKGLPAVEFGNSDELNIGDKAIAIGNPVGLNLQSTLTSGYISGLNRSITMENGLIMNGLIQTDASINSGNSGGALLNDRGQLIGINTAKVGSTDGIGFAIPVNIAKSVVESVIKNGNFSPILLGIRGIDLKNYIQYTSDYDLDVKEGVYVAEVMPDSTASYAGIKAGDVILSINGKKIGSMNALKQALLKYKIGDKVKVTVLRDSRKIDLNIIFKGEKPNA, encoded by the coding sequence ATGAAAGATAATTATAATGATGAATTTAAAAATTGGCTAAATAAAAATAATGATGATGAAAATATTACTCCTGATATTTCAGAAGAAAAAAAGTTTTCAGAGTATAGTGGAAAAGAAAATAATGAAAATCATTCCAAAAATGATTTTGAATTTTCAAATACTATAGATAATAGAAAATATAAAGATAATATATTTTTTAATAGAGAAAGGAATAGAGAAAAGTTTGAATATGTTGACAAAAATTATGTTGATGAACAAATAAAAAATAGTAAACCTAAATTTGGTTTTGTAAAAGCTACAGCATTGGTTTTAGTGGGGTCTATTATAGGATCTTTTATGGGACCATATACTATGGGTTATTTTAATAAAAAAAATAAAACAATATCTGAAAATGTTCAAACAGTTAATATATCTAAAAAGTCAGGGATCAATGTAGAAAATGCAGTAGCTAAAAAAGCTATACCTTCAGTTGTTGGAATAAATACAAAATTTGAGGGAAAGAGAAGTATATTTGGCGAAGCATTAAAAGGTGAAGGTATAGGTTCAGGGGTAATTGTAAGTCAAAATGGATACATACTTACAAATGCTCATGTGGTTCAAAATAATCCAAAAGAAATAAATGTTATTTTTTCTAATGACGATCATGCAAAGGCTAAAGTTGTTTGGAAGGATGAAACATTAGATTTATGTATTATTAAAGTAGACAAAAAAGGATTGCCTGCTGTAGAATTTGGAAATTCTGATGAATTAAATATTGGAGATAAAGCTATAGCTATTGGAAACCCTGTAGGGCTAAATTTGCAATCAACGTTAACATCCGGTTATATTTCAGGATTAAACAGATCAATAACTATGGAAAATGGCTTAATTATGAATGGATTAATTCAGACTGATGCCTCGATTAATTCTGGAAATAGTGGGGGTGCGTTATTAAATGACAGAGGGCAGCTGATTGGTATAAATACTGCTAAAGTTGGAAGTACAGATGGAATCGGGTTTGCGATACCTGTAAATATAGCTAAATCAGTTGTTGAAAGCGTGATAAAAAATGGGAATTTCAGTCCGATACTTTTAGGTATAAGAGGTATAGATTTAAAAAACTATATTCAATATACTTCCGATTATGATTTAGATGTTAAAGAAGGTGTTTATGTAGCTGAAGTTATGCCGGATAGTACTGCATCATATGCAGGGATTAAAGCAGGAGATGTAATTTTATCTATTAATGGTAAAAAAATAGGATCAATGAATGCGTTAAAACAGGCATTATTAAAATATAAAATTGGAGATAAGGTTAAAGTTACCGTATTAAGAGATTCTCGTAAAATAGATTTAAATATAATTTTTAAGGGGGAAAAACCTAATGCTTAA
- the hpf gene encoding ribosome hibernation-promoting factor, HPF/YfiA family, producing the protein MKVQYVGKNITVRENFKEEVDKKLGRIDKFFDSDIEAKASFSNHGNFKTAEITIWLKKGTILRAEETSDDMLSSVDRVIESLERQIRKYKTKLQVRNSGESIRYDEIPVDDSTISEDDEPKVVKIKKIGLKPMFIEDAVMQMNLLGHDFFVYQDAETEKVSVVYKRNDGNYGLIEQN; encoded by the coding sequence ATGAAAGTTCAATATGTTGGGAAAAATATAACTGTTCGAGAAAACTTCAAAGAAGAAGTTGATAAAAAGTTAGGAAGAATAGATAAATTCTTCGATAGTGATATTGAGGCAAAAGCTTCATTTTCAAATCATGGTAATTTCAAAACAGCAGAAATTACAATATGGTTGAAAAAAGGCACTATTTTAAGAGCAGAAGAAACTTCAGATGATATGTTGTCTTCAGTTGATAGAGTTATCGAGTCATTAGAAAGACAAATAAGAAAATATAAAACTAAATTACAAGTAAGAAACTCAGGAGAATCTATTAGATATGATGAGATACCTGTTGATGACTCAACTATTTCGGAAGATGATGAACCAAAGGTTGTTAAAATAAAGAAAATAGGATTAAAACCAATGTTTATAGAAGATGCTGTGATGCAAATGAATCTTTTAGGTCATGATTTCTTTGTATATCAAGATGCGGAAACTGAAAAGGTATCGGTAGTATATAAAAGAAATGATGGTAATTATGGTTTAATAGAACAAAATTAA